A genomic window from Brevibacillus agri includes:
- the argH gene encoding argininosuccinate lyase encodes MDYRERIFLQEGASFPGKTYVEAVLEPAFNEAKHHLLQPMMAINKAHLIMLRETELITDDEAKQIARALCGIEPEELRRSAYTGQFEDLFFQVESRLLELAPDVAGNLHLARSRNDMGITIYRMVLREKLLVTIASALYLKEHLLLFAQEHAETVMIGYTHTQQAQPTTMAHYIMAATDLLGRDIKRLIQAYQTVNRSPMGAAALTTSGFAISRERMRELLGFDELVENSYDAVCGADYLGEVATAVQLAAINLGRTVQDMLLWCTQEFGALKVASPYVQISSIMPQKRNPVSFEHMRSLLSSSAGNATTVLTMMHNTPFGDIVDTEDDMQPYAWKSMAVLEQMYRLMACVVGTMEVNKDVLLERAKGSFATVTELADTLVRTDRLSFRKAHHIVSRVVKEATSANLLANQISLALVNRAAVDVIGRELSITAEELRLALDPVHFVMIRKLPGGPNPEEIKRQIAERRAVLQQENAWLVAKKQACTDVMNRLDQMTAEWSVG; translated from the coding sequence ATGGATTACAGAGAACGCATATTTTTGCAGGAGGGAGCCAGTTTCCCGGGGAAGACGTACGTAGAGGCGGTTTTGGAGCCGGCATTCAACGAGGCCAAACACCACCTGTTGCAGCCGATGATGGCGATCAACAAGGCGCATCTAATCATGCTGCGCGAGACGGAATTGATTACAGACGACGAGGCCAAGCAGATTGCCCGCGCGCTCTGCGGGATCGAGCCGGAAGAGTTGCGTCGCTCGGCCTATACCGGGCAGTTTGAAGATTTGTTCTTTCAGGTAGAGAGCCGTTTGCTGGAGCTGGCCCCCGATGTGGCTGGCAACCTGCACCTGGCCCGCAGCCGCAATGACATGGGGATCACGATCTACCGCATGGTGCTGCGCGAAAAATTGCTGGTGACGATCGCTTCTGCCCTCTATCTGAAAGAGCATTTGCTCCTTTTTGCGCAAGAACACGCCGAGACGGTCATGATCGGTTATACGCATACCCAGCAGGCGCAGCCAACGACCATGGCGCATTACATCATGGCGGCGACAGACCTGCTTGGCCGCGATATCAAGCGGCTGATCCAGGCGTATCAGACAGTCAACCGTTCCCCGATGGGGGCCGCCGCCCTGACGACCTCCGGCTTTGCCATCAGCCGCGAGCGGATGCGCGAACTGCTCGGCTTTGACGAACTGGTGGAAAATTCGTATGACGCCGTCTGCGGCGCGGATTACTTGGGCGAGGTGGCGACGGCGGTACAACTGGCTGCGATCAACCTGGGGCGCACAGTCCAGGATATGCTGCTCTGGTGCACGCAGGAGTTTGGCGCGCTGAAAGTCGCAAGCCCGTACGTGCAGATCAGCTCGATCATGCCGCAAAAACGCAATCCGGTTTCGTTTGAACATATGCGCTCGCTGTTGTCCAGCAGCGCCGGAAATGCAACGACTGTGTTGACGATGATGCACAACACGCCGTTTGGCGACATCGTCGACACCGAAGACGACATGCAGCCGTACGCCTGGAAAAGCATGGCCGTGCTGGAGCAGATGTACCGCCTGATGGCGTGCGTCGTCGGGACGATGGAAGTCAACAAGGACGTTTTGCTGGAACGAGCCAAAGGCAGCTTCGCAACCGTGACGGAGCTTGCGGATACACTGGTGCGCACAGATCGCCTCTCGTTCCGCAAGGCGCATCACATCGTGAGCCGCGTGGTCAAGGAAGCGACCAGCGCCAACCTTTTGGCCAACCAGATCAGCCTTGCGCTGGTCAACCGTGCGGCGGTGGACGTGATTGGACGAGAGCTGTCGATTACGGCAGAAGAGCTGCGACTGGCACTCGATCCGGTGCACTTTGTCATGATCCGCAAGCTGCCGGGCGGCCCGAATCCGGAAGAAATCAAGCGGCAAATCGCTGAGCGCAGAGCCGTTCTCCAGCAGGAAAACGCATGGCTTGTCGCGAAAAAACAAGCCTGCACAGATGTAATGAACAGGCTCGACCAGATGACAGCCGAATGGAGTGTGGGGTAA
- a CDS encoding N-acetylglucosamine kinase, which translates to MAVVRIPLLAVDGGGTKCLAVLADRAAREVGQGRSGSCNYQGIGEEAAARELVAAIRQAMEDAAGRGTLPPFVSGQGAGELEWEVDCAVFGIAGLDTEHDRRVISQMVSKVLDQLGIRVHQLIVENDGFAALLGATGGKPGILVIAGTGSIAFGVNEAQETARAGGWGHRVGDEGSGYWIGKQAIMAVLRAADGRGEPTLLKELLLPHVGLARVDELFNWTYSEHYSVEKVGELSPLVSQAALAGDQVAAHILQVAGEELFAAARAVIEALDMKTKPFQMIMQGGVLQNDDRVRKIVVEHVQRYAAQVVIENAQNEPIYGVIAKGLAYLERQSGSK; encoded by the coding sequence ATGGCAGTGGTGCGAATACCTCTTCTGGCAGTGGACGGAGGGGGCACCAAATGCTTGGCGGTGCTCGCGGACCGAGCGGCAAGAGAAGTCGGCCAAGGCCGTTCTGGCTCTTGCAATTATCAAGGAATCGGAGAAGAAGCGGCTGCTCGCGAGCTGGTCGCAGCGATTCGCCAGGCGATGGAGGATGCGGCAGGGCGCGGCACCTTGCCCCCGTTTGTCTCGGGACAGGGCGCAGGCGAGCTGGAATGGGAAGTGGACTGCGCCGTTTTCGGGATCGCAGGTCTGGACACGGAGCACGATCGGCGGGTGATCTCGCAAATGGTGAGTAAAGTGCTCGATCAGCTCGGCATTCGCGTCCACCAACTCATCGTGGAAAACGACGGGTTTGCCGCCTTGCTCGGCGCAACTGGCGGCAAGCCGGGCATCCTCGTCATCGCCGGGACAGGTTCCATCGCCTTTGGCGTCAACGAGGCGCAGGAAACGGCACGCGCCGGAGGCTGGGGCCATCGGGTCGGCGACGAGGGAAGCGGCTACTGGATCGGCAAGCAGGCGATCATGGCTGTGCTGCGGGCAGCAGACGGCCGCGGCGAGCCGACGCTTTTGAAGGAGCTGCTACTCCCGCACGTAGGGCTTGCGCGCGTCGACGAGCTGTTCAATTGGACCTACAGCGAGCACTATTCCGTAGAAAAAGTAGGCGAGCTGTCTCCTTTGGTCAGCCAGGCGGCGCTCGCGGGAGATCAGGTGGCAGCGCACATTTTGCAGGTGGCGGGCGAAGAGTTGTTTGCTGCGGCTCGCGCTGTCATTGAGGCGCTGGACATGAAGACGAAGCCGTTTCAGATGATTATGCAGGGCGGCGTCCTGCAAAACGACGATCGCGTCCGCAAAATCGTCGTGGAGCACGTCCAGCGCTACGCTGCCCAGGTCGTCATCGAAAACGCGCAAAACGAACCGATCTACGGTGTCATAGCAAAAGGATTGGCGTATTTGGAGCGTCAATCCGGCAGCAAGTGA
- a CDS encoding PIG-L deacetylase family protein — protein MKKVMVVFPHPDDESFACGGTLAKCKAKGQETRLLCITSGCKGRSGPFAIECREKLARHREQELAKAAEVLGIKRLDLLRYADGSLQHADLHELTAKIRDAIVEWKPNVVITFPPDGVTGHPDHIVTCKATTLAVAQAEEQLACGEYPDLYYVSIPHYYDHCPDRGPEPAVPITGKVDITDYRTQKGEALRAHQSQVYSVNRAYPGVIDGDFSVIGCYEYYTLVRSAGQRIEPVRGTNGIPVMEL, from the coding sequence ATGAAAAAAGTGATGGTCGTTTTTCCCCACCCGGATGACGAATCGTTCGCCTGCGGGGGAACACTGGCCAAATGCAAGGCAAAAGGCCAGGAGACGCGCCTATTGTGCATTACGTCCGGCTGCAAGGGGCGCTCCGGACCGTTTGCGATTGAATGCAGGGAAAAGCTGGCCCGTCACCGGGAGCAGGAGCTGGCAAAGGCCGCGGAAGTGCTCGGCATCAAGCGCCTTGATTTGCTCCGCTATGCAGACGGCTCCCTGCAACATGCCGATCTGCACGAGCTGACCGCCAAAATTCGCGACGCAATCGTGGAGTGGAAGCCTAACGTCGTCATCACGTTTCCGCCAGACGGCGTGACAGGCCACCCCGATCACATTGTCACCTGCAAAGCGACGACGCTGGCTGTCGCGCAGGCAGAGGAGCAGCTTGCTTGCGGGGAATATCCGGATTTGTACTACGTCTCGATCCCGCATTACTACGACCATTGCCCGGATCGCGGCCCCGAGCCTGCTGTTCCCATCACCGGCAAAGTAGACATCACCGACTACCGGACGCAAAAAGGGGAAGCGCTGCGCGCCCACCAAAGCCAGGTCTATTCCGTCAACCGCGCCTATCCGGGCGTCATCGACGGCGATTTTTCGGTCATCGGCTGCTACGAGTATTACACGCTCGTCCGCTCGGCGGGCCAGCGAATCGAGCCAGTCCGGGGGACGAATGGCATTCCGGTAATGGAGCTGTAG
- a CDS encoding GntR family transcriptional regulator has translation MIENGLYPENSKLPSESELSHMRGISRMTLRQALLLLQEDRYIVMRLGSGSYVSKVPSEKRAGLEKKTNPVYTSSQYGSNGLDPRKERQR, from the coding sequence ATGATCGAAAACGGCCTTTATCCTGAAAACAGCAAACTTCCGTCCGAATCAGAATTGTCCCACATGCGTGGCATCAGCCGGATGACTTTGCGGCAGGCGCTTTTGCTGCTTCAGGAAGACAGGTATATCGTCATGCGTCTCGGCTCCGGCAGCTATGTCAGCAAGGTGCCCAGCGAAAAACGTGCAGGACTGGAAAAAAAGACAAACCCGGTCTATACAAGCTCGCAGTATGGCAGCAACGGGCTTGACCCAAGAAAGGAGCGGCAGCGATGA
- a CDS encoding nitroreductase family protein, translated as MSVVEALKERRAVRNYIPKEVETEKIKALLDCAVLAPNDRLRQPWHFYVIRGEAKQRFEAIAKEFLLERFPTKPNLVQDSLAVLEKTPLVIVVTADVIPGDEASSEDNEYAVCCAIHSMWLAARELGLGMVWRTRGVGLVRDERLMQFLGSPENKKVVGTLFIGYPEADAPVTSRVAAEDKTTWL; from the coding sequence GTGTCCGTAGTAGAAGCACTCAAAGAGAGAAGAGCCGTCCGCAACTATATTCCAAAAGAAGTCGAGACTGAAAAAATCAAGGCCTTGCTGGATTGCGCCGTATTGGCGCCGAATGACCGCTTGCGTCAGCCGTGGCATTTTTACGTCATCCGCGGAGAGGCGAAGCAACGGTTTGAGGCGATCGCCAAGGAGTTTTTGCTGGAGCGCTTTCCAACCAAGCCGAATCTCGTTCAGGATTCTTTGGCCGTTTTGGAAAAAACGCCGCTCGTTATCGTCGTGACAGCCGATGTGATTCCGGGCGACGAAGCTTCGTCGGAAGACAACGAGTACGCGGTGTGCTGCGCGATTCATTCCATGTGGCTCGCTGCCCGGGAGCTCGGGCTGGGCATGGTGTGGCGCACGCGAGGCGTAGGACTGGTGCGTGACGAGCGCCTGATGCAATTCCTCGGCTCGCCAGAAAACAAAAAGGTCGTAGGCACGCTGTTCATCGGCTATCCGGAAGCGGATGCGCCTGTGACAAGCCGCGTCGCTGCGGAAGACAAGACGACCTGGCTGTAA
- a CDS encoding sugar nucleotide-binding protein — MNKHRVLLLGASGYLGAQIWQELRRIGTYEIVGTYCSSPASDAGLVQMDVTDSAAFAALLDEFAPDVAIWALMSTADEQAMIAAGMETLLGRLPAKSRLIYLSTDGVFGQGTGSFAEDDQPVLLDERNPLAGYSHAKWFGETLIRERHDQHVIARIGPIYGCNSRGRWDKRIAAIRQELEAGREVVRTGNLYKTFLHVQDAGRAIAELAGNPYVGTLHLGPAQKESYYSFARKMAAALGLDAAAVKEDRLDDTEARAKGIPLDTSLDTSRAREILHTRFRQVGAEGTASGMPLRGEGAVR; from the coding sequence ATGAACAAGCACCGCGTCTTGCTGCTGGGGGCAAGCGGTTATTTGGGGGCGCAGATTTGGCAGGAGCTGCGGCGGATTGGCACGTACGAGATCGTCGGGACGTACTGTTCCTCGCCAGCTTCAGATGCTGGCCTGGTGCAGATGGATGTGACCGATTCCGCGGCGTTTGCGGCATTGCTCGATGAGTTTGCGCCGGATGTCGCCATCTGGGCGCTGATGAGTACCGCCGATGAGCAGGCCATGATCGCAGCAGGCATGGAGACCTTGCTCGGCCGTTTGCCGGCAAAGAGCAGGCTGATTTACCTATCCACAGACGGCGTTTTCGGGCAAGGGACAGGCTCTTTTGCGGAGGACGATCAGCCTGTGCTATTGGACGAGCGAAATCCGCTGGCAGGCTATTCGCATGCAAAATGGTTCGGAGAGACGCTCATCCGCGAGCGGCACGATCAGCACGTCATCGCCCGCATTGGGCCGATCTACGGCTGCAATTCCCGTGGCAGGTGGGACAAAAGAATCGCGGCGATTCGCCAGGAGCTGGAGGCTGGCCGTGAAGTCGTGCGCACGGGCAATTTGTACAAGACGTTTCTCCACGTGCAGGACGCGGGCCGAGCGATTGCGGAATTGGCGGGCAACCCGTACGTCGGGACATTGCATCTCGGCCCTGCGCAAAAAGAAAGCTATTATTCGTTTGCGCGTAAAATGGCTGCCGCGCTGGGGCTTGATGCCGCTGCCGTAAAAGAAGATCGCCTGGACGATACAGAAGCAAGGGCAAAAGGCATTCCGCTGGACACTTCGCTGGATACGAGCAGGGCGCGGGAGATTTTGCACACGCGTTTTCGGCAGGTGGGCGCAGAAGGGACGGCGAGCGGGATGCCGCTGCGGGGAGAAGGGGCTGTTCGTTGA
- a CDS encoding IS3 family transposase (programmed frameshift) has protein sequence MPPRKGQKQQQYDEATKSEAVRLRVEEHWSYPMIMEKLGIKSKTQIREWVQKRQNGETFEDYRGRWIKKYFSSLEEENNYLKAQVELPKKAQSKSTRGGKLDKQTRFRTIEEMSRKYAVVMLCEIAEVSRAGYYKWKSTEKVRKVRVEQDADLKEHILAIHRIRPYFGYKRMRTALRKEGLQVNTKKVRRLMRELGIRSVIRKKRPFAGRKPSIVFNNVLNRQFAADEARKKYVTDITYIRVVDDFIYLSVVLDLYNNETVAWEVSERNDLDLVLSTVKQLGNGDAILHSDQGFQYTTKTYANLLQEQGLTGSHSRRGNCFDNACVESFFSHLKTEKLYLEKPRDIAHARKLIAEYIEFYNTERFQKKLGDLSPVQYRESIAA, from the exons ATGCCGCCACGTAAAGGGCAAAAACAGCAGCAATATGACGAAGCAACGAAGAGCGAAGCAGTACGTTTGCGGGTTGAGGAGCATTGGAGCTACCCAATGATAATGGAGAAATTAGGCATTAAAAGTAAGACGCAGATTCGGGAGTGGGTACAGAAACGGCAAAACGGTGAAACGTTTGAAGACTATAGAGGGCGATGGATCAAGAAGTATTTCAGCAGTCTAGAGGAAGAGAACAACTACTTGAAAGCGCAGGTCGAAT TACCTAAAAAAGCTCAATCCAAATCTACACGGGGAGGGAAGTTGGATAAGCAAACCCGGTTTAGGACGATCGAAGAAATGAGTCGCAAGTACGCTGTGGTCATGCTATGCGAAATAGCGGAGGTCTCCCGGGCGGGCTACTACAAGTGGAAGTCGACGGAGAAGGTTCGTAAGGTACGTGTGGAGCAGGATGCCGACCTAAAGGAACATATACTGGCAATTCACCGCATTCGCCCATACTTTGGGTATAAACGAATGCGCACGGCTCTACGCAAAGAGGGACTACAAGTAAATACGAAGAAAGTTCGCCGACTGATGCGAGAATTGGGCATCCGCTCAGTGATCCGCAAAAAGCGTCCATTTGCCGGCCGCAAGCCCTCCATCGTGTTCAACAATGTCCTTAATCGCCAGTTCGCTGCGGACGAGGCTAGAAAGAAATATGTAACCGATATTACCTATATTCGAGTCGTCGATGACTTCATTTATCTGTCCGTGGTCCTGGATCTGTATAATAACGAAACGGTTGCTTGGGAAGTGTCGGAGAGAAACGATCTTGATCTTGTGCTGTCTACGGTGAAGCAACTGGGTAATGGAGATGCGATCCTGCACTCCGACCAAGGATTCCAGTACACTACCAAGACATACGCAAATCTGTTGCAAGAACAAGGGCTAACCGGAAGCCATTCCAGACGGGGGAACTGCTTCGACAACGCTTGTGTTGAATCGTTTTTTTCACACCTGAAGACGGAAAAGTTGTATCTGGAGAAACCAAGAGATATAGCTCACGCTCGCAAACTGATCGCTGAATACATCGAATTCTACAATACAGAACGGTTCCAGAAAAAACTCGGCGACCTCTCCCCAGTCCAATACCGGGAATCGATCGCCGCTTAA
- a CDS encoding DeoR/GlpR transcriptional regulator translates to MNAKHYRVGGPFAEKMMKSFYVDKAFLSMDGVLLHKGLTCYDPERAELAKHFIENANESIVLADHSKVGISTLCKVADLKEIDMVISDAAAPEEWNEELQAKGVTWLVAKEL, encoded by the coding sequence GTGAACGCCAAACATTACCGCGTTGGCGGTCCGTTTGCCGAGAAGATGATGAAGTCGTTTTACGTCGACAAAGCGTTTCTTTCCATGGATGGCGTGCTGCTGCACAAGGGCCTGACCTGCTATGACCCAGAGCGGGCTGAGCTGGCCAAGCATTTTATCGAAAATGCCAATGAGAGCATCGTGCTGGCCGACCATTCCAAAGTCGGGATCAGCACTTTGTGCAAAGTGGCGGACCTCAAGGAAATTGACATGGTCATTAGCGATGCGGCCGCCCCGGAGGAATGGAACGAAGAGTTGCAGGCGAAGGGTGTCACTTGGCTGGTGGCAAAAGAGCTGTAG
- a CDS encoding iron-hydroxamate ABC transporter substrate-binding protein → MAFLRILPDKIIVEKTYTAPVMFEDLRMQPHPLVKALSIAEARAGVSREWLASLDADHIFYSFDKWHEADEGAEKRLIDQPVWQSLRAVRNNCAYEVDFITWMNHGIIANGKKIDEILSVLA, encoded by the coding sequence GTGGCGTTTTTGCGCATTTTGCCAGACAAGATCATCGTGGAGAAGACGTACACGGCTCCCGTGATGTTTGAGGATTTGCGCATGCAGCCGCACCCGCTGGTCAAAGCGCTTTCAATCGCCGAAGCAAGGGCAGGGGTGTCGCGGGAGTGGCTCGCCTCGCTTGACGCCGACCACATTTTTTACTCGTTCGACAAGTGGCACGAAGCGGACGAAGGCGCGGAAAAGCGGCTGATCGACCAACCTGTCTGGCAGTCTCTGCGAGCCGTACGCAACAACTGTGCGTACGAGGTCGATTTCATCACCTGGATGAATCACGGAATCATTGCCAACGGGAAAAAAATTGACGAGATTCTCAGCGTGTTGGCCTAG
- a CDS encoding FecCD family ABC transporter permease: protein MGQQVQSLKQGAQSKAEQFRSRPWAATLILTGGVFALIFGMFLSVSFGAADIRFSVVWDAIFHFNPDITQHQIIQEIRLPRLLGGAMVGASFAVAGAIMQGMTRNPLADSGLLGLNAGAGFVIALCFAFFPGLPFMYLILYGFLGAGVGAGLVYGIGSMAKGGLTPVRLVLAGAALSALLSALSEGIALYFKIGQDLAFWYAGGVAGTKWFQLKVMFPWIAAAILGAIVLSRSITMLSLGEEIAKGLGQRTALVKLAGTVIVLILAGSAVAVVGAVGFVGLIIPHLTRYLVGVDYRWIIPCSAVLGALLVVFADLAARMVNPPYETPLGALIALIGVPFFLYLARKERREM, encoded by the coding sequence ATGGGTCAACAGGTACAATCTCTGAAACAAGGAGCCCAATCGAAAGCGGAACAGTTTCGTTCGCGTCCGTGGGCAGCAACGCTGATCCTGACGGGCGGGGTCTTTGCATTGATATTCGGCATGTTTCTGTCCGTATCATTCGGGGCAGCAGACATCCGGTTTTCTGTCGTTTGGGATGCCATTTTTCATTTTAATCCAGATATTACTCAGCACCAGATTATTCAGGAGATACGTCTTCCCCGCTTACTCGGGGGCGCGATGGTCGGAGCCAGCTTCGCTGTTGCTGGCGCGATCATGCAAGGGATGACGCGCAACCCGCTGGCAGACTCCGGCTTGCTCGGGCTAAATGCCGGGGCGGGCTTCGTGATTGCGCTCTGCTTCGCGTTTTTTCCGGGATTGCCGTTCATGTACTTGATTTTGTACGGCTTTTTGGGCGCAGGCGTCGGCGCAGGATTGGTTTACGGGATCGGCTCGATGGCCAAAGGCGGGCTGACCCCTGTGCGGCTCGTGCTTGCCGGGGCGGCGCTCAGCGCGCTTTTGTCCGCGCTCAGCGAAGGGATTGCGCTGTACTTTAAAATCGGCCAAGACCTGGCTTTCTGGTACGCAGGCGGGGTAGCCGGAACGAAATGGTTCCAGTTGAAAGTGATGTTCCCCTGGATTGCGGCTGCCATCCTGGGGGCGATTGTTTTGTCCCGTTCGATTACGATGCTCAGTCTCGGCGAGGAGATCGCCAAAGGGCTGGGGCAGCGAACGGCGCTTGTCAAGCTGGCGGGTACCGTCATCGTTTTGATTTTGGCAGGCTCGGCCGTTGCGGTTGTAGGCGCGGTTGGCTTTGTCGGCCTGATTATTCCTCACTTGACCCGCTATCTCGTCGGGGTCGACTATCGCTGGATTATTCCATGCTCGGCCGTTTTGGGCGCCTTGCTCGTCGTCTTTGCCGACCTGGCCGCGCGAATGGTGAATCCGCCGTACGAAACACCTCTGGGAGCACTTATTGCGCTGATTGGCGTTCCGTTCTTCCTTTACCTCGCACGTAAAGAAAGAAGGGAGATGTAG
- a CDS encoding FecCD family ABC transporter permease: protein MQPATAHFDARKRSRGILVMTILSVLILIAFIISMNTGYIRLSPMDLLMTLFGAGTEKQNLILFDFRLPRIVISILIGAGLAVSGCIIQGISRNALADPGILGINSGAGLMVMLFISFYPSTAAAPVFLLPVLALVGASLTAALIFVLSYQRHKGLSPIRILLTGIAVAAGMSAAMIVLTLKLSPDKYQFVATWLAGSIWGTNWKFVLSLLPWIVVLLPFVFYKARVMNVLNLGEELSIGLGAPVAREQLKLLAASVGLAASCVAVSGGIGFVGLIGPHLARRLVGPKHEMLLPTSALTGALLVIVADTIGRWILQPSEIPTGIVVAVIGAPYFLYLLARSKA, encoded by the coding sequence ATGCAACCAGCTACGGCTCATTTCGATGCCCGCAAGCGCAGCAGGGGCATCCTCGTCATGACCATTTTGTCCGTGCTCATCCTGATCGCTTTCATCATCAGCATGAACACGGGATACATCCGTCTGTCGCCTATGGATCTGCTCATGACCTTGTTCGGGGCGGGGACAGAGAAGCAAAACCTGATTTTGTTTGATTTCCGTTTGCCGCGCATCGTCATTTCGATTTTGATCGGCGCTGGTCTGGCGGTTTCCGGCTGCATCATTCAAGGGATTTCCCGCAACGCTTTGGCCGACCCGGGGATTTTGGGGATCAACTCCGGCGCGGGCTTGATGGTCATGCTGTTCATTTCGTTCTATCCGTCGACGGCTGCCGCGCCTGTATTTTTGCTGCCGGTATTGGCTTTGGTGGGCGCGAGCCTGACGGCGGCACTGATTTTCGTTCTTTCCTATCAGCGGCACAAAGGCTTGTCGCCGATTCGCATCTTGCTGACCGGGATCGCGGTCGCTGCGGGCATGAGCGCGGCGATGATCGTGCTGACGCTCAAGCTGAGCCCGGACAAATACCAGTTCGTAGCCACCTGGCTTGCCGGAAGCATCTGGGGGACCAACTGGAAGTTCGTCCTGTCGCTCTTGCCGTGGATCGTCGTCCTGCTGCCTTTCGTCTTTTACAAGGCGCGGGTGATGAACGTCCTCAATCTGGGAGAGGAGCTGTCGATCGGCCTTGGCGCTCCGGTGGCGAGAGAGCAGCTCAAGCTGTTGGCCGCTTCGGTCGGACTTGCCGCATCGTGCGTAGCGGTCAGCGGCGGTATCGGCTTCGTCGGCCTGATTGGCCCGCACCTCGCCCGCAGGCTTGTCGGGCCGAAGCACGAGATGCTGCTGCCTACTTCTGCGTTGACAGGGGCGCTTCTGGTCATCGTCGCCGACACGATCGGACGCTGGATTTTGCAGCCGTCCGAGATTCCGACCGGGATCGTGGTCGCTGTCATCGGGGCTCCGTACTTCTTGTACTTGCTTGCCCGTTCGAAGGCGTAG
- a CDS encoding VOC family protein codes for MIDRLDHLVLTVRDLEATCQFYERVLGMQVVTFDNGRRALHFGQQKINLHLAGREFEPKARHPQPGSADICLIAAVPLEQVIEKITACGVEIEAGPVQRTGATGPIRSVYVRDPDQNLIEVAEYAQAADLLAKEAAVQAISDVLKQREPGIMGAQQAGVFGILLPLVKMDDGKLGVLFEKRASTMRRQANEICFPGGRAEEGDASRWATARRETSEELGVPLEKIHYVGELDRLIGPGHAAIYPFVGYVEGIADMKPNPDEVGEVFVIALERLAAAEPSTYTSALVTEPEEDFPYHLIPGGKRYPWRTGTVEHLFYELDGRVIWGLTARVLAHFLERLQSEGWSRK; via the coding sequence GTGATCGACCGACTGGACCATCTGGTTTTGACTGTCCGTGATCTGGAAGCAACCTGCCAGTTTTACGAGCGCGTGCTTGGTATGCAGGTTGTAACTTTTGACAATGGCAGGCGGGCATTGCACTTTGGACAGCAAAAAATCAACCTTCATCTGGCAGGACGCGAATTTGAGCCGAAAGCGCGGCACCCGCAACCTGGCTCTGCCGACATATGCCTGATCGCAGCAGTGCCACTGGAACAAGTCATCGAGAAAATAACCGCATGTGGAGTCGAGATCGAGGCGGGGCCTGTACAGCGGACGGGGGCTACCGGACCGATTCGCTCTGTCTACGTGCGCGACCCGGATCAAAACCTCATTGAAGTGGCGGAGTATGCGCAAGCTGCTGATCTGTTGGCGAAGGAAGCGGCCGTCCAGGCAATTTCCGACGTGCTCAAGCAGCGCGAGCCGGGGATCATGGGCGCACAGCAAGCAGGGGTGTTTGGCATTTTGCTCCCGTTGGTGAAAATGGACGACGGCAAGCTCGGGGTCTTGTTTGAAAAGCGGGCCAGCACGATGCGCAGACAGGCGAACGAAATTTGTTTTCCCGGCGGCCGCGCAGAGGAAGGCGACGCGTCGAGGTGGGCGACGGCGCGCCGGGAGACGAGCGAGGAGCTGGGCGTGCCGTTAGAGAAGATTCACTACGTCGGCGAGCTGGATCGGCTGATCGGGCCGGGACATGCCGCTATTTACCCGTTTGTAGGCTACGTGGAGGGGATCGCGGACATGAAGCCGAATCCCGACGAGGTCGGCGAGGTGTTCGTCATCGCGCTTGAGCGGCTGGCTGCCGCCGAGCCTTCCACGTACACCTCAGCGCTTGTCACCGAGCCGGAGGAAGACTTTCCTTACCATCTGATTCCCGGCGGCAAACGGTATCCGTGGCGCACAGGCACGGTCGAGCATCTGTTTTACGAGCTGGACGGACGAGTCATCTGGGGACTGACTGCCCGTGTGCTGGCGCATTTTCTCGAACGGCTGCAAAGCGAGGGCTGGTCTCGCAAGTAA